The following proteins come from a genomic window of Triticum aestivum cultivar Chinese Spring chromosome 6A, IWGSC CS RefSeq v2.1, whole genome shotgun sequence:
- the LOC123127885 gene encoding benzyl alcohol O-benzoyltransferase produces MAATPASPQVHIESVQTGLPTRVVEPDRTRVIAVAAPPLPATALQRRLRAVFYYRGDDAPLEEGILVKESLGEVLCFFPEMAGRLRRHADGSWEVKLNDAGVRFQQATVEVTMEDFLADKERARKEAALAPWVDVSAEDPDMCSLLFMQLNRFQGGGYAIGVSCTVLLSDPLSLARFLRAWARTHAEMKEQGKVAPTPMMQYMAYFQRPEICCKRIRSFPVHSVAADGIHAQTVLFRAAAGDPRALAAACIDRASEELGADRPSRFTLVVAPGDPARGATTVETSVTADGLKKGGAGHALEAAEWGELGLEELTIRDVKPVHVSYRIVSGGDEGLVVVMPDGDGFLITATVPK; encoded by the exons ATGGCAGCCACGCCGGCGTCGCCACAGGTGCACATCGAGTCCGTGCAGACGGGCTTGCCGACTCGCGTCGTCGAGCCCGACAGGACGCGCGTCATAGCCGTGgccgcgccgccgctcccggcgACCGCGCTGCAGCGGCGCCTCCGCGCGGTCTTCTACTACCGCGGCGACGACGCGCCGCTGGAGGAAGGTATATTGGTAAAGGAGTCCCTGGGCGAGGTGCTGTGCTTCTTCCCGGAGATGGCGGGCAGGCTCCGGCGGCACGCCGACGGGTCGTGGGAGGTGAAGCTGAACGACGCCGGAGTGAGGTTCCAGCAGGCGACGGTGGAGGTGACCATGGAGGACTTCCTGGCGGACAAGGAGCGCGCGCGTAAGGAGGCCGCGCTGGCGCCGTGGGTCGACGTGAGCGCGGAGGATCCTGACATGTGCTCGCTCCTCTTCATGCAG CTGAACCGGTTCCAGGGCGGTGGGTACGCCATCGGCGTCAGCTGCACGGTGCTGCTGTCCGACCCGCTGTCGCTGGCGAGGTTCCTCCGGGCGTGGGCGCGCACGCACGCCGAGATGAAGGAGCAGGGCAAGGTCGCCCCCACGCCCATGATGCAGTACATGGCCTACTTCCAGCGCCCGGAGATCTGCTGCAAGCGCATCCGGTCCTTCCCCGTCCACTCCGTCGCCGCCGACGGCATCCACGCCCAGACCGTGCTCTTCAGGGCCGCGGCCGGCGACCCCCGCGCGCTCGCGGCGGCCTGCATCGACCGGGCGAGCGAGGAGCTCGGCGCGGACAGGCCGTCGCGCTTCACGCTCGTCGTCGCCCCCGGAGACCCCGCCCGCGGGGCGACGACCGTCGAGACGTCGGTCACGGCGGACGGCCTGAAGAAGggcggcgccggccacgcgctggAAGCTGCGGAGTGGGGCGAGCTGGGGCTCGAGGAGCTGACCATCAGGGACGTCAAGCCCGTGCATGTGTCGTACAGGATCGTGTCGGGCGGAGACGAAGGGCTCGTCGTCGTCATGCCCGACGGCGATGGTTTCCTCATCACGGCCACTGTTCCGAAGTAG